A genomic window from Accipiter gentilis chromosome 1, bAccGen1.1, whole genome shotgun sequence includes:
- the CCDC30 gene encoding coiled-coil domain-containing protein 30 isoform X3, translated as MEAAAAAPAEAPVPAETVRRWLRAEGADPAAPAEEQLGLAWRLLRRAEARLGDLERRRAEEMRDVESYVGHVRNLTEERDAITTEYEKENEQLRLELTRLQLQREAQLKEVEEMLEQEGLSEIAHSNASEQIAYLLVERTTLLEKLEIADQKLNSHSYIDRLCVAQLQCKDEFGHVHQSLEDELQQQHESVQLTGETMNKSYREELEREQTSRARVERDLDEATQKLLMAQEEIRRLTDELDAQRKEQSRIDRTELQKAMEHSNKLDKEILALRARVQTLDLERKAFLDLVEQLKEEICEYQKSEKQGLPLPAPAKTEEVAASSLQTQGTMDEGRIEGDCVSGKAGSDQEDRYQGSETFHKRCRDVIENIEGRNSQLLHKLQKLKQEHEDLVERNEELESILGETQIQTKQEKEQFESEVEGLHRKITSLETELLEVQKNKTEMSGEEQASSGAQEMQEMLESCQETIEKLGSQLGERRQRRKQLASELELLREDLKAEKKVSELLQEREQINKLELKHEDICTDEKTCEEQMAKVVFLEEQIKILRDEQELICSELLESNKKREELEKQLKESNEEKWLLLEEIAQLKQDTLTTRQQGDNTLEETLRMNQGMAHRDNRFLVLQSSAGSLDGSVKQSLPDERFQQQEEKMQQLRQDLRRVQNLCSSAERELRYEREKNVDLQKQNLLLQQECTKVKAELKQARAKLSDTTEACSSLSAQWEKSQQKVKELEQELLKCSQADKLQSSLQEKLAQEKSKVREAQKKISKLQQKLKDSHHQLLLAEARVSDKKLLEEELKEARENEARVQQELHEEQLKRKLLEQQVEELRQQLRHSRETEASLAKMHVELQAKTLHVLEDERKTDSSEQLQCQKENQKLSEQLSLLKEENKALYEEGVRLLNQKDLYVRKYNEMQLRHKDKIRRAKETFIHEMKQRDSRIKQLENELSESKLQVEKGKVLIAQITAENEKLLQERRRLLQKVTDQEETPWNNRSTIATVQSRVKILDEENVRLHESKLQLSGHVPTSQRAPRSIHAPNVEDSKSVNFSERQLQSKVLPSPRTSFPSREPPDSFSTLKATQDTKPEGEAESQDSSFCLSPSQPSEIGYLNVASPGDTTASQLQEESQSISSENF; from the exons AAGCCCAGCTGAAGGAGGTCGAGGAGATGCTGGAACAGGAAGGCTTGTCCGAAATAGCTCACAGTAATGCCAGTGAACAGATTGCTTATTTACTGGTGGAAAGAACGACGCTGCTGGAGAAACTGGAGATTGCAGACCAGAAGTTGAATTCACACAGCTACATAGACAGGCTGTGTGTGGCACAGCTTCAG TGCAAGGATGAGTTTGGTCATGTTCATCAGTCACTAGAAGATGAACTCCAACAACAGCATGAATCCGTGCAGCTTACTGGAGAGACAATGAATAAG TCCTACagagaggagctggagagggAACAAACATCACGTGCAAGAGTTGAACGAGATCTGGATGAGGCCACACAGAAGCTGCTGATGGCCCAGGAGGAGATCCGGAGGTTGACAGATGAGCTGGATGCACAAAGAAAGGAGCAGAGCAGAATTG ACAGGACTGAGCTACAGAAGGCCATGGAGCACAGCAACAAACTGGACAAGGAAATTCTGGCGCTGCGAGCACGGGTCCAAACACTCGACTTGGAGAGAAAAGCATTCCTTGATCTG gttGAACAGCTCAAAGAGGAGATCTGTGAGTATCAGAAGAGTGAGAAGCAAGGACTTCCATTGCCTGCGCCAGCCAAGACTGAAGAAGTCGCTGCGTCCTCACTGCAG acACAAGGCACAATGGATGAAGGGAGGATTGAAGGAGACTGCGTTTCAGGCAAAGCTGGCTCAGATCAAGAAGACAGATATCAGGGTAGTGAAACATTTCATAAAAG GTGCCGAGACGTGATTGAAAACATCGAGGGCAGGAATTCACAGCTCCTTCACAAGCTGCAAAAACTGAAGCAGGAGCATGAGGATTTGGTTGAGCGCAATGAAGAGCTGGAATCAATTCTGGGAGAGACACAGATCCAAACCAAGCAGGAGAAGGAACAGTTTGAGAGTGAGGTGGAGGGACTTCACCGGAAA ATCACAAGTTTAGAAACAGAGTTACTTGAAGTGCAGAAGAACAAAACTGAGATGAGTGGGGAAGAACAGGCATCATCTGGAGCACAAGAGATGCAAGAG atgctggaaagTTGTCAGGAAACAATAGAAAAGTTGGGAAGTCAGCTGGGAGAGCGGAGACAACGGAGAAAGCAACTTGCATCTGAGCTTGAACTGTTACGAGAAGATCTGAAGGCTGAGAAGAAG GTCTCTGAACTCCTACAAGAAAGAGAACAGATTAACAAACTTGAGCTGAAACATGAAGATATATGTACCGATGAAAAGACGTGTGAAGAACAGATGGCTAAAGTAGTATTTTTGGAAGAACAGATCAAAATCTTGAGGGATGAACAAGAACTGATCTG TTCTGAATTACTAGAAAGCAACAAGAAGAGGGAGGAGCTAGAAAAGCAGCTAAAAGagagcaatgaagaaaaatggtTGTTACTGGAAGAAATTGCCCAGTTAAAACAAGATACCCTGACTACCCGGCAGCAGGGTGACAACACGCTTGAAGAGACTTTGAGGATGAATCAAGGCATGGCGCATAGAGATAACAGGTTTCTCGTGTTGCAGAGCTCTGCAGGCAGTTTAGATGGGAGCGTTAAACAG AGTCTGCCCGATGAGAGattccagcagcaggaggaaaaaatgcaGCAACTGCGGCAGGACTTGCGTCGAGTTCAGAACTTGTGCAGCTCAGCTGAGAGGGAGCTGAGATATGAAAGGGAGAAGAACGTCGACTTACAAAAGCAAAATCTCTTGCTCCAACAGGAATGCACCAAG GTCAAAGCTGAGCTGAAGCAAGCCCGGGCAAAACTCTCGGACACAACTGAAGCATGCTCCTCTCTCTCAGCACAGTGGGAAAAAAGCCAGCAGAAGGTCAAAGAACTTGAACAAGAGCTCTTGAAGTGCTCCCAGGCTGATAAACTGCAGAGCAGTCTGCAAGAGAAACTTGCACAGGAGAAATCCAAAGTACGCGAAGCACAAAAAAAG ATTTCAAAACTCCAGCAAAAGCTAAAAGATTCACaccaccagctcctgctggcaGAGGCCCGTGTTTCAGACAAGAAACTCCTGGAAGAGGAATTGAAGGAAGCCCGAGAAAATGAAGCTCGTGTGCAGCAAGAACTTCACGAGGAGCAGCTGAAAAG GAAGCTCCTGGAGCAGCAGGTGGAGGAGCTGCGGCAGCAGCTCCGGCATTCGAGGGAGACGGAGGCATCACTGGCCAAGATGCACGTGGAGCTGCAGGCCAAGACTCTGCATGTCCTAGAAGATGAGAGGAAAACTGATTCAAGCGAG CAGCTCCAGTGTCAGAAGGAGAACCAGAAGCTTTCCGAGCAACTTTCACTgctgaaggaggaaaacaaagcccTGTATGAGGAAGGAGTCCGTCTCCTGAACCAGAAGGATCTGTATGTCAG GAAATACAATGAAATGCAGCTCCGCCACAAAGACAAGATCCGCAGAGCCAAGGAGACCTTTATCCATGAGATGAAACAAAGGGACAGCAGAATTAAGCAGCTTGAAAATGAGCTCAGTGAGtcaaagctccaagtggaaaag GGGAAGGTGCTGATTGCACAGATCACAGCTGAGAATGAGAAATTACTCCAGGAAAGAAGACGGCTCCTCCAGAAAGTAACTGACCAAGAGGAGACCCCTTGGAACAACCGGTCTACAATTGCCACCGTGCAGAGCAG AGTGAAGATCCTGGACGAGGAGAATGTGCGGCTGCATGAGAGCAAACTCCAGCTCTCTGGTCACGTGCCCACCTCACAACGTGCACCGAGGAGCATCCATGCTCCCAACGTGGAG GACTCGAAGAGTGTTAACTTCTCTGAACGCCAACTACAGAGTAAGGTGTTGCCATCTCCCCGTACCAG CTTCCCATCACGAGAACCACCAGACTCTTTCAGCACCCTGAAGGCCACGCAAGACACGAAGCCTGAAGGAGAAGCTGAAAGCCAAGACTCATCCTTTTGCTTATCCCCCTCTCAACCTTCTGAGATCGGGTACTTAAATGTAGCTTCACCTGGAGACACCACAGcctcccagctgcaggaggagagtCAGAGCATCAGCTCTGAGAACTTCTAA
- the CCDC30 gene encoding coiled-coil domain-containing protein 30 isoform X2, giving the protein MKPALSLAVSPSPFHAEAPVPAETVRRWLRAEGADPAAPAEEQLGLAWRLLRRAEARLGDLERRRAEEMRDVESYVGHVRNLTEERDAITTEYEKENEQLRLELTRLQLQREAQLKEVEEMLEQEGLSEIAHSNASEQIAYLLVERTTLLEKLEIADQKLNSHSYIDRLCVAQLQCKDEFGHVHQSLEDELQQQHESVQLTGETMNKSYREELEREQTSRARVERDLDEATQKLLMAQEEIRRLTDELDAQRKEQSRIDRTELQKAMEHSNKLDKEILALRARVQTLDLERKAFLDLVEQLKEEICEYQKSEKQGLPLPAPAKTEEVAASSLQTQGTMDEGRIEGDCVSGKAGSDQEDRYQGSETFHKRCRDVIENIEGRNSQLLHKLQKLKQEHEDLVERNEELESILGETQIQTKQEKEQFESEVEGLHRKITSLETELLEVQKNKTEMSGEEQASSGAQEMQEMLESCQETIEKLGSQLGERRQRRKQLASELELLREDLKAEKKVSELLQEREQINKLELKHEDICTDEKTCEEQMAKVVFLEEQIKILRDEQELICSELLESNKKREELEKQLKESNEEKWLLLEEIAQLKQDTLTTRQQGDNTLEETLRMNQGMAHRDNRFLVLQSSAGSLDGSVKQSLPDERFQQQEEKMQQLRQDLRRVQNLCSSAERELRYEREKNVDLQKQNLLLQQECTKVKAELKQARAKLSDTTEACSSLSAQWEKSQQKVKELEQELLKCSQADKLQSSLQEKLAQEKSKVREAQKKISKLQQKLKDSHHQLLLAEARVSDKKLLEEELKEARENEARVQQELHEEQLKRKLLEQQVEELRQQLRHSRETEASLAKMHVELQAKTLHVLEDERKTDSSELQCQKENQKLSEQLSLLKEENKALYEEGVRLLNQKDLYVRKYNEMQLRHKDKIRRAKETFIHEMKQRDSRIKQLENELSESKLQVEKGKVLIAQITAENEKLLQERRRLLQKVTDQEETPWNNRSTIATVQSRVKILDEENVRLHESKLQLSGHVPTSQRAPRSIHAPNVEDSKSVNFSERQLQSKVLPSPRTSFPSREPPDSFSTLKATQDTKPEGEAESQDSSFCLSPSQPSEIGYLNVASPGDTTASQLQEESQSISSENF; this is encoded by the exons AAGCCCAGCTGAAGGAGGTCGAGGAGATGCTGGAACAGGAAGGCTTGTCCGAAATAGCTCACAGTAATGCCAGTGAACAGATTGCTTATTTACTGGTGGAAAGAACGACGCTGCTGGAGAAACTGGAGATTGCAGACCAGAAGTTGAATTCACACAGCTACATAGACAGGCTGTGTGTGGCACAGCTTCAG TGCAAGGATGAGTTTGGTCATGTTCATCAGTCACTAGAAGATGAACTCCAACAACAGCATGAATCCGTGCAGCTTACTGGAGAGACAATGAATAAG TCCTACagagaggagctggagagggAACAAACATCACGTGCAAGAGTTGAACGAGATCTGGATGAGGCCACACAGAAGCTGCTGATGGCCCAGGAGGAGATCCGGAGGTTGACAGATGAGCTGGATGCACAAAGAAAGGAGCAGAGCAGAATTG ACAGGACTGAGCTACAGAAGGCCATGGAGCACAGCAACAAACTGGACAAGGAAATTCTGGCGCTGCGAGCACGGGTCCAAACACTCGACTTGGAGAGAAAAGCATTCCTTGATCTG gttGAACAGCTCAAAGAGGAGATCTGTGAGTATCAGAAGAGTGAGAAGCAAGGACTTCCATTGCCTGCGCCAGCCAAGACTGAAGAAGTCGCTGCGTCCTCACTGCAG acACAAGGCACAATGGATGAAGGGAGGATTGAAGGAGACTGCGTTTCAGGCAAAGCTGGCTCAGATCAAGAAGACAGATATCAGGGTAGTGAAACATTTCATAAAAG GTGCCGAGACGTGATTGAAAACATCGAGGGCAGGAATTCACAGCTCCTTCACAAGCTGCAAAAACTGAAGCAGGAGCATGAGGATTTGGTTGAGCGCAATGAAGAGCTGGAATCAATTCTGGGAGAGACACAGATCCAAACCAAGCAGGAGAAGGAACAGTTTGAGAGTGAGGTGGAGGGACTTCACCGGAAA ATCACAAGTTTAGAAACAGAGTTACTTGAAGTGCAGAAGAACAAAACTGAGATGAGTGGGGAAGAACAGGCATCATCTGGAGCACAAGAGATGCAAGAG atgctggaaagTTGTCAGGAAACAATAGAAAAGTTGGGAAGTCAGCTGGGAGAGCGGAGACAACGGAGAAAGCAACTTGCATCTGAGCTTGAACTGTTACGAGAAGATCTGAAGGCTGAGAAGAAG GTCTCTGAACTCCTACAAGAAAGAGAACAGATTAACAAACTTGAGCTGAAACATGAAGATATATGTACCGATGAAAAGACGTGTGAAGAACAGATGGCTAAAGTAGTATTTTTGGAAGAACAGATCAAAATCTTGAGGGATGAACAAGAACTGATCTG TTCTGAATTACTAGAAAGCAACAAGAAGAGGGAGGAGCTAGAAAAGCAGCTAAAAGagagcaatgaagaaaaatggtTGTTACTGGAAGAAATTGCCCAGTTAAAACAAGATACCCTGACTACCCGGCAGCAGGGTGACAACACGCTTGAAGAGACTTTGAGGATGAATCAAGGCATGGCGCATAGAGATAACAGGTTTCTCGTGTTGCAGAGCTCTGCAGGCAGTTTAGATGGGAGCGTTAAACAG AGTCTGCCCGATGAGAGattccagcagcaggaggaaaaaatgcaGCAACTGCGGCAGGACTTGCGTCGAGTTCAGAACTTGTGCAGCTCAGCTGAGAGGGAGCTGAGATATGAAAGGGAGAAGAACGTCGACTTACAAAAGCAAAATCTCTTGCTCCAACAGGAATGCACCAAG GTCAAAGCTGAGCTGAAGCAAGCCCGGGCAAAACTCTCGGACACAACTGAAGCATGCTCCTCTCTCTCAGCACAGTGGGAAAAAAGCCAGCAGAAGGTCAAAGAACTTGAACAAGAGCTCTTGAAGTGCTCCCAGGCTGATAAACTGCAGAGCAGTCTGCAAGAGAAACTTGCACAGGAGAAATCCAAAGTACGCGAAGCACAAAAAAAG ATTTCAAAACTCCAGCAAAAGCTAAAAGATTCACaccaccagctcctgctggcaGAGGCCCGTGTTTCAGACAAGAAACTCCTGGAAGAGGAATTGAAGGAAGCCCGAGAAAATGAAGCTCGTGTGCAGCAAGAACTTCACGAGGAGCAGCTGAAAAG GAAGCTCCTGGAGCAGCAGGTGGAGGAGCTGCGGCAGCAGCTCCGGCATTCGAGGGAGACGGAGGCATCACTGGCCAAGATGCACGTGGAGCTGCAGGCCAAGACTCTGCATGTCCTAGAAGATGAGAGGAAAACTGATTCAAGCGAG CTCCAGTGTCAGAAGGAGAACCAGAAGCTTTCCGAGCAACTTTCACTgctgaaggaggaaaacaaagcccTGTATGAGGAAGGAGTCCGTCTCCTGAACCAGAAGGATCTGTATGTCAG GAAATACAATGAAATGCAGCTCCGCCACAAAGACAAGATCCGCAGAGCCAAGGAGACCTTTATCCATGAGATGAAACAAAGGGACAGCAGAATTAAGCAGCTTGAAAATGAGCTCAGTGAGtcaaagctccaagtggaaaag GGGAAGGTGCTGATTGCACAGATCACAGCTGAGAATGAGAAATTACTCCAGGAAAGAAGACGGCTCCTCCAGAAAGTAACTGACCAAGAGGAGACCCCTTGGAACAACCGGTCTACAATTGCCACCGTGCAGAGCAG AGTGAAGATCCTGGACGAGGAGAATGTGCGGCTGCATGAGAGCAAACTCCAGCTCTCTGGTCACGTGCCCACCTCACAACGTGCACCGAGGAGCATCCATGCTCCCAACGTGGAG GACTCGAAGAGTGTTAACTTCTCTGAACGCCAACTACAGAGTAAGGTGTTGCCATCTCCCCGTACCAG CTTCCCATCACGAGAACCACCAGACTCTTTCAGCACCCTGAAGGCCACGCAAGACACGAAGCCTGAAGGAGAAGCTGAAAGCCAAGACTCATCCTTTTGCTTATCCCCCTCTCAACCTTCTGAGATCGGGTACTTAAATGTAGCTTCACCTGGAGACACCACAGcctcccagctgcaggaggagagtCAGAGCATCAGCTCTGAGAACTTCTAA